From a region of the Solanum stenotomum isolate F172 chromosome 2, ASM1918654v1, whole genome shotgun sequence genome:
- the LOC125856585 gene encoding uncharacterized protein LOC125856585 isoform X1, whose protein sequence is MVFTISSNPVQFTHSTSLISRPNCYLKSSVPVSNLSFSFFRHEYIRFSVKSQLNKRMVCAAASAAGSSSSSDDSNPYEVLGVNPIEGFDMVKAAYARRRKDAERRGDEATLAQLEKAYDKIMMSQLTKRKQGVTFGSFKVSKEVRYADKQPIVPWGPRFTKSDDKDIKINLAISAVFIAWVFINRNAEWKPLQFLAFAFVYRIFEKLKAFEPPTPTFTEEGEDEGRMMRMGKRLLRSLALVFGCIAIASLGYTGFLNFIEYAGGFIPVFLYNNQELLVTGFTAIVLHIIASYYR, encoded by the exons ATGGTGTTTACAATATCATCAAACCCAGTTCAGTTTACACATAGTACTTCTTTAATTTCTCGACCCAATTGTTATCTCAAAAGTTCAGTTCCAGtttcaaatttatcattttctttcttcag ACATGAATACATCAGGTTTTCCGTAAAATCTCAACTGAATAAAAGGATGGTCTGTGCTGCTGCTTCAGCTGCTGGAAGTTCTAGTTCGAGTGATGACTCAAATCCTTATGAG GTTCTGGGTGTAAACCCTATTGAGGGATTTGACATGGTTAAGGCAGCATATGCAAGAAGAAGGAAAGATGCTGAGCGGAGGGGTGATGAAGCAACTCTTGCTCAG TTGGAGAAGGCTTATGACAAAATCATGATGTCACAGTTAACGAAAAGGAAGCAGGGTGTCACCTTTGGCTCTTTTaag GTATCTAAAGAGGTACGATATGCTGATAAGCAGCCTATTGTGCCATGGGGTCCACG GTTCACCAAATCTGATGACAAAGATATCAAGATCAACTTGGCAATTTCAGCTGTATTT ATAGCTTGGGTTTTTATAAATCGTAATGCTGAGTGGAAGCCTTTACAGTTTTTGGCCTTCGCCTTTGTATATAGGATATTTGAGAAATTAAAAGCATTTGAGCCTCCAACTCCCACGTTTACC GAGGAAGGCGAAGATGAAGGACGGATGATGAGGATGGGAAAAAGGCTGCTTCGTTCTCTTGCATTAGTTTTTGGTTGCATAGCTATTGCATCCTTG GGATATACTGGTTTCCTCAATTTTATCGAGTATGCTGGTGGTTTCATACCTGTCTTTCTGTACAACAATCAG GAATTGCTTGTAACTGGATTCACAGCCATCGTGCTTCACATCATCGCATCTTATTACAGATAG
- the LOC125856585 gene encoding uncharacterized protein LOC125856585 isoform X2 yields MVFTISSNPVQFTHSTSLISRPNCYLKSSVPVSNLSFSFFRFSVKSQLNKRMVCAAASAAGSSSSSDDSNPYEVLGVNPIEGFDMVKAAYARRRKDAERRGDEATLAQLEKAYDKIMMSQLTKRKQGVTFGSFKVSKEVRYADKQPIVPWGPRFTKSDDKDIKINLAISAVFIAWVFINRNAEWKPLQFLAFAFVYRIFEKLKAFEPPTPTFTEEGEDEGRMMRMGKRLLRSLALVFGCIAIASLGYTGFLNFIEYAGGFIPVFLYNNQELLVTGFTAIVLHIIASYYR; encoded by the exons ATGGTGTTTACAATATCATCAAACCCAGTTCAGTTTACACATAGTACTTCTTTAATTTCTCGACCCAATTGTTATCTCAAAAGTTCAGTTCCAGtttcaaatttatcattttctttcttcag GTTTTCCGTAAAATCTCAACTGAATAAAAGGATGGTCTGTGCTGCTGCTTCAGCTGCTGGAAGTTCTAGTTCGAGTGATGACTCAAATCCTTATGAG GTTCTGGGTGTAAACCCTATTGAGGGATTTGACATGGTTAAGGCAGCATATGCAAGAAGAAGGAAAGATGCTGAGCGGAGGGGTGATGAAGCAACTCTTGCTCAG TTGGAGAAGGCTTATGACAAAATCATGATGTCACAGTTAACGAAAAGGAAGCAGGGTGTCACCTTTGGCTCTTTTaag GTATCTAAAGAGGTACGATATGCTGATAAGCAGCCTATTGTGCCATGGGGTCCACG GTTCACCAAATCTGATGACAAAGATATCAAGATCAACTTGGCAATTTCAGCTGTATTT ATAGCTTGGGTTTTTATAAATCGTAATGCTGAGTGGAAGCCTTTACAGTTTTTGGCCTTCGCCTTTGTATATAGGATATTTGAGAAATTAAAAGCATTTGAGCCTCCAACTCCCACGTTTACC GAGGAAGGCGAAGATGAAGGACGGATGATGAGGATGGGAAAAAGGCTGCTTCGTTCTCTTGCATTAGTTTTTGGTTGCATAGCTATTGCATCCTTG GGATATACTGGTTTCCTCAATTTTATCGAGTATGCTGGTGGTTTCATACCTGTCTTTCTGTACAACAATCAG GAATTGCTTGTAACTGGATTCACAGCCATCGTGCTTCACATCATCGCATCTTATTACAGATAG
- the LOC125856201 gene encoding beta-amyrin 16-alpha-hydroxylase CYP87D16-like, with translation MLTDSSKEESLPLTDLDLDLLVDAAGEISLRHYLARGSVFKVSDANVPLCTNIAAEAEKAMISLILKDLPYHAVCGDGTTIPEFVWVLESIDGAEERLDLAYIWHVASCSSQRWRNPKCNGILPPGSMGFPFIGETLQLIIPSHSLDLPPFLKNRIKKYGQMFKTNIAGRPVIISADPEFNSFILKQDGKLVETWSLDTFAEMTVDFAAKQIFSGDLENAPFNISDMFRDLVEGLMSFPINLPGTSHHKCLKIHKKVRETMRDVLKKRIESSTKKREGEEDLVDHLLRDMDSQNFLTEDYIVQMMFGLLFVTSDSISTTLALSFKLLVEHPHVLEELIVEHDSILKNKDNLDAPLTWNDYKSMTFTLQVINEVLRLGNIAPGLFRRALKDISINGYTIPAGWVIMIATAALHINSDQFEDPLSFNPWRWKEIQLSGGAKNFMPFGYGMKQCAGAEYSRVFLATFLHVLVTKYRWTMVKGGKIIRAPIIRFPDGFHFNISQKNQ, from the exons ATGTTGACAGATTCAAGCAAGGAAGAATCTTTGCCCCTTACTGACCTTGATCTCGATCTTCTTGTTGATGCTGCAGGGGAGATCAGTCTGAGACACTATTTGGCTCGGGGCAGTGTCTTCAAGGTTTCCGATGCTAATGTTCCATTATGCACAAACATTGCCGCTGAAGCAGAGAAGGCTATGATCTCACTAATCCTGAAAGATTTACCTTACCACGCTGTGTGTGGGGATGGAACAACAATTCCTGAGTTTGTTTGGGTTTTGGAATCTATTGATGGTGCAGAGGAGAGACTCGATCTTGCCTACATTTGGCACGTCGCTAGCTGTAGTTCACAACG ATGGAGAAATCCAAAATGCAATGGAATTCTGCCACCAGGTTCAATGGGATTTCCTTTTATTGGGGAAACTCTTCAATTGATAATTCCAAGTCACTCATTGGATCTTCCTCCATTCttgaaaaatagaattaaaaa ATATGGACAAATGTTTAAAACAAATATAGCAGGAAGGCCAGTGATTATAAGTGCTGATCCAGAATTCAATAGTTTTATTCTTAAACAAGATGGAAAATTAGTGGAAACATGGTCATTAGACACTTTTGCTGAA ATGACAGTTGATTTTGCTGCAAAGCAAATTTTTAGTGGTGATCTTGAGAATGCACCATTTAATATAAGTGACATGTTTAGAGATTTAGTAGAAGGTTTAATGTCATTCCCAATTAATCTTCCTGGAACTTCTCATCATAAATGTTTAAag ATACATAAGAAAGTACGTGAAACAATGAGAGACGTACTGAAAAAAAGGATAGAATCATCTACAAAAAAACGCGAAGGAGAGGAAGACCTAGTTGATCATCTTCTAAGAGACATGGATTCTCAGAATTTTTTAACAGAAGATTACATAGTTCAAATGATGTTTGGTTTGTTATTTGTCACTTCTGATTCTATTTCAACTACATTGGCCTTGTCTTTCAAGTTGCTTGTTGAACATCCTCATGTCCTAGAGGAATTAATA GTTGAGCATGACTCAATTTTGAAGAATAAAGACAATTTGGATGCCCCTCTCACTTGGAATGACTATAAATCCATGACATTTACGCTTCAG gTTATCAATGAAGTCTTGAGGTTGGGAAATATTGCACCTGGACTATTTCGTCGAGCATTAAAGGATATTTCAATTAACG gaTATACAATTCCAGCAGGATGGGTAATTATGATTGCAACTGCTGCTCTTCATATAAATTCAGATCAATTTGAGGATCCCCTTTCATTTAATCCATGGAGATGGAag GAAATTCAATTAAGTGGCGGAGCTAAAAATTTCATGCCGTTTGGATATGGAATGAAGCAATGTGCTGGTGCAGAATATAGCAGGGTCTTTTTAGCCACTTTCCTACATGTTTTAGTCACTAAATATAG ATGGACAATGGTTAAAGGAGGCAAAATAATTAGAGCACCAATTATAAGATTTCCAGATGGATTtcacttcaacatttctcagaagaaccaataa
- the LOC125854271 gene encoding phosphoenolpyruvate carboxylase kinase 2-like, whose product MFQTLKNDFQICEEIGRGRFGTVYRCFSPATGESFACKSIDKNLLIDSTDRECLDKEPKILQLLSGNPNILHLYKVYEDDDFLHMVTDFCPNSDLYERVSSGSLSESAAAAILTQLVSAISYCHHMGVAHRDIKPDNVLFDSENRLKLADFGSAEWFAGCEGRMMSGVVGTPYYVAPEVLMGKEYNEKVDVWSAGVILYIMLSGVPPFYGETPTETFQAVLRGNLRFPTRNFRSVSPEAKDLLRKMICKDVSRRFSAEQVLRHPWVINGGETRSMVD is encoded by the exons ATGTTCCAAACCTTGAAAAACGATTTTCAAATTTGCGAAGAAATCGGCCGTGGTAGATTCGGTACCGTCTACCGGTGCTTTTCTCCGGCGACCGGAGAATCCTTCGCCTGTAAATCTATCGACAAAAACCTCCTCATTGATTCCACCGACCGTGAGTGTCTCGATAAAGAACCCAAAATTCTTCAACTCCTTTCCGGTAACCCCAACATTCTCCATCTTTACAAGGTTTATGAAGATGACGATTTCCTTCACATGGTAACCGATTTCTGCCCGAATAGTGATTTATACGAAAGGGTTTCATCTGGGTCGTTGTCAGAATCGGCTGCCGCGGCTATTCTGACTCAGTTGGTTTCTGCGATTAGCTATTGTCATCATATGGGTGTAGCTCATCGTGATATTAAGCCGgataatgtgttgtttgattcTGAGAATAGATTGAAGCTTGCTGATTTTGGATCTGCGGAGTGGTTTGCGGGTTGTGAAGGGAGGATGATGAGTGGGGTTGTGGGTACGCCGTATTATGTTGCGCCGGAGGTTTTGATGGGGAAAGAGTATAATGAGAAGGTGGATGTGTGGAGTGCAGGtgttattttgtatattatgcTTTCTGGGGTTCCTCCTTTTTATGGTGAAACGCCGACTGAGACTTTTCAAGCTGTTCTCAGAGGGAATTTGAGGTTTCCGACGAGGAATTTCAGGTCAGTTTCGCCTGAAGCGAAAGATTTGTTGAGGAAGATGATATGTAAGGATGTTTCCAGACGATTTTCAGCTGAACAAGTACTGA GACATCCATGGGTGATTAATGGAGGAGAGACAAGATCAATGGTTGATTGA